One genomic segment of Microcella indica includes these proteins:
- a CDS encoding NAD(P)-dependent oxidoreductase has translation MTTTPRALALFGATGKTGRHVLAQALEAGHSVRALARRPEALDAHERLTVVAGDVREGDAVRETVRGSDAVVSVFGQVKGSPPTLQTEGTQAIVDAMAEQGIRRIISLSGGGLPAEEHDQPKVPDRIIRWLLRRLSPAVLDDAIAHLAVLRGSGLDWTAVRGPRLTDAPATGSYRVGWVGVNASTQIARADLARFILTQLDDVQFVHELPFVSK, from the coding sequence ATGACGACGACCCCTCGCGCTCTCGCCCTCTTCGGCGCGACCGGCAAGACCGGCCGCCACGTTCTCGCTCAGGCGCTCGAGGCCGGGCACTCGGTGCGCGCCCTCGCGCGCCGCCCCGAGGCGCTCGACGCGCACGAGCGGCTCACCGTCGTCGCGGGCGACGTGCGCGAGGGCGACGCCGTGCGCGAGACCGTGCGCGGCTCCGACGCCGTGGTGAGCGTCTTCGGTCAGGTGAAGGGTTCGCCGCCCACCCTGCAGACGGAGGGCACGCAGGCGATCGTCGACGCGATGGCCGAGCAGGGCATCCGGCGCATCATCTCGCTCTCGGGAGGCGGCCTGCCCGCCGAGGAGCACGACCAGCCGAAAGTGCCCGACAGGATTATCCGGTGGCTGCTGAGGCGGCTCTCGCCGGCCGTGCTCGATGACGCGATCGCGCACCTCGCGGTGCTGCGCGGGAGCGGCCTCGACTGGACGGCCGTGCGTGGCCCGCGCCTCACCGACGCGCCTGCGACCGGCAGCTATCGCGTCGGGTGGGTGGGCGTCAACGCGAGCACGCAGATCGCCCGCGCCGACCTCGCGCGCTTCATCCTCACGCAGCTCGACGACGTCCAGTTCGTGCACGAGCTCCCGTTCGTGAGCAAGTAG
- a CDS encoding MarR family winged helix-turn-helix transcriptional regulator — protein sequence MTDASSTDSDSDTGTTDARVASLARVIERIAVVTREVTARGAYPFQERGLGRASMNLLFALARRDGARVAELAHRLGITSGAVTQTVDTLRAAGLVTSEVSEGDKRGRVIRLSEDARREISGLEREYVEAVAPAFAGLSTHDILELDRILAAVTIAEER from the coding sequence GTGACCGACGCGAGCAGCACCGACTCCGACTCGGACACTGGTACCACCGACGCACGTGTGGCATCGCTCGCGCGCGTCATCGAGCGCATCGCCGTCGTCACGCGTGAGGTCACGGCGCGGGGCGCGTACCCGTTTCAGGAGCGCGGGCTCGGCCGAGCATCCATGAATCTGCTCTTCGCGCTCGCCCGCCGCGACGGCGCGCGCGTCGCCGAACTCGCGCATCGGCTCGGCATCACGAGCGGCGCCGTCACGCAGACCGTCGACACGCTGCGCGCCGCCGGCCTGGTCACGAGCGAGGTGAGCGAAGGCGACAAGCGCGGGCGGGTCATCAGGCTCAGTGAGGATGCTCGGCGCGAGATCTCCGGACTCGAACGCGAGTACGTCGAGGCCGTCGCGCCCGCGTTCGCCGGGCTCAGCACGCACGACATTCTCGAGCTCGACCGCATCCTCGCCGCCGTGACGATCGCGGAGGAGCGGTGA
- a CDS encoding SDR family oxidoreductase produces MADTAGAVLVTGATGNVGAAVVRHLLERGEPVVSALRDLADPGLVPGSEARAFDFENPAGWEAALAGVDRVFLLRPPAIGDVQQHLLPFVDFALEHGVRHIVFLSLQGVQVNRATPHHAVEKHLRARKAPFTFLRPNFFMQNLSTTYAGDIRDRDEIAVPAARARTAFIDTDDIGRVSAHVLTEPGHLGRAYTLSGEQSLTYDDVARALTAELGRPIRYTRPSPAQYTELLRERGAPEDYIEVQSMIYKVVRLRVSALPNRAIRRITGAPATNFAQFAHRERAAWMPPEGDRSASAR; encoded by the coding sequence GTGGCCGACACTGCCGGCGCCGTGCTCGTCACCGGCGCGACCGGCAATGTCGGCGCGGCCGTGGTGAGGCACCTGCTAGAGCGCGGCGAGCCCGTCGTGTCGGCGCTGCGCGACCTGGCTGACCCCGGGCTCGTGCCCGGCAGCGAGGCGCGCGCGTTCGACTTCGAGAACCCCGCCGGATGGGAGGCGGCGCTCGCCGGAGTCGACCGCGTCTTCCTGCTACGCCCGCCCGCGATCGGCGACGTGCAGCAGCACCTCCTGCCGTTCGTCGACTTCGCGCTCGAGCACGGCGTGCGGCACATCGTCTTCCTTTCCCTGCAGGGCGTGCAGGTCAACCGAGCGACCCCGCACCACGCGGTCGAGAAGCACCTGCGCGCGCGGAAGGCGCCGTTCACCTTCCTGCGCCCGAACTTCTTCATGCAGAACCTGTCGACCACCTACGCGGGCGACATCCGCGACCGCGACGAGATCGCCGTGCCCGCGGCGCGCGCACGTACGGCCTTCATCGACACCGACGACATTGGTCGGGTCTCCGCGCACGTGCTGACCGAGCCCGGGCACCTCGGCAGGGCTTACACGCTCTCCGGCGAGCAGTCGCTGACCTACGACGACGTCGCGAGGGCTCTCACCGCTGAGCTCGGGCGACCCATCCGCTACACGCGGCCGAGCCCCGCGCAGTACACCGAGCTGCTGCGCGAGCGCGGCGCGCCCGAGGACTACATCGAGGTGCAGTCCATGATCTACAAGGTCGTGCGACTGCGCGTCTCCGCCTTGCCCAACCGTGCGATCCGCCGCATCACGGGAGCGCCTGCGACGAACTTCGCGCAGTTCGCGCACAGGGAGCGCGCGGCGTGGATGCCGCCTGAGGGGGATCGCTCGGCGAGCGCGCGCTAG
- the vapC gene encoding type II toxin-antitoxin system VapC family toxin yields the protein MTVLVDTSVWSLALRRDRPTNSPAVAGLRTALESDLVVTTGLIVQELLQGFLPERTQSEIRRRFRALPAMQPTRDDHIAAAELRNSCRRAGVQLGTIDALIAQLCITHDLELLSTDRDFEHASHHCKLRLWNGSDS from the coding sequence ATGACCGTGCTCGTCGACACCAGCGTGTGGTCGCTCGCACTTCGTCGCGACCGCCCGACGAACAGCCCCGCCGTTGCGGGGCTGAGGACCGCGCTCGAGTCAGACCTGGTCGTGACGACGGGCCTCATCGTGCAGGAGCTTCTTCAAGGGTTTCTGCCCGAGCGCACCCAGTCCGAGATACGCCGACGCTTCCGCGCGCTCCCTGCCATGCAGCCGACGCGCGACGACCACATCGCGGCTGCCGAACTGCGCAACTCGTGTCGCCGCGCCGGAGTGCAGCTCGGCACCATCGACGCCCTCATCGCGCAACTGTGCATCACCCACGACCTCGAATTGCTCAGCACAGATCGCGACTTCGAGCACGCTTCCCACCACTGCAAGCTTCGGCTGTGGAACGGCAGCGACTCGTAA
- a CDS encoding type II toxin-antitoxin system VapB family antitoxin: protein MATNLALDPELLDRALAVSGQATKKAAVTLALQEFIARREQLGLLDLVGTLEWDDSFDYKAERARA from the coding sequence ATGGCGACGAACTTGGCACTGGATCCCGAGCTTCTCGATCGTGCGCTCGCGGTGAGCGGTCAAGCCACTAAGAAGGCTGCCGTGACTCTCGCCCTGCAAGAGTTCATCGCCAGGCGAGAACAGCTCGGCCTTCTCGACCTCGTCGGCACCCTGGAGTGGGACGACTCCTTCGACTACAAGGCGGAACGCGCGCGGGCATGA